The following are from one region of the Dromaius novaehollandiae isolate bDroNov1 chromosome 26, bDroNov1.hap1, whole genome shotgun sequence genome:
- the NKX6-3 gene encoding homeobox protein Nkx-6.3, whose product MDANLPSTFLLNGPALGPFPEAKAPVCQYSVQSSFYKLGAPALGAQLAAGTPHGISDILSRPAATPSGGLLPGYPHAGGFGGLSSQGVYYGPQVGAFPKAGGEYLPRGRSCWAEAAPDWRGSRQCGGPPAHLADSIHKKKHTRPTFTGHQIFALEKTFEQTKYLAGPERARLAYSLGMTESQVKVWFQNRRTKWRKKSALEPSSSSQRAGGAGGERAASETEDDEYNKPLDPDSDDEKIRLLLRKHRAAFSVLGLGSHSG is encoded by the exons ATGGACGCCAACCTACCCAGCACCTTCCTGCTCAACGGGCCGGCGCTGGGCCCCTTCCCCGAGGCCAAGGCGCCCGTGTGCCAGTACTCGGTCCAGAGCTCCTTCTACAAGCTGGGAGCCCCAGCGCTGGGCGCCCAGCTGGCCGCGGGCACCCCGCACGGCATCTCCGACATCCTCAGCCGGCCCGCGGCGACGCCGAGCGGCGGCCTCCTGCCCGGCTACCCCCACGCGGGCGGATTTGGCGGACTGAGCTCCCAGGGCGTCTACTATGGGCCCCAGGTGGGGGCCTTCCCCAAGGCCGGCGGCGAGTAcctgccgcggggccggagcTGCTGGGCGGAGGCCGCCCCGGACTGGCGCGGCAGCCGGCAGTGCGGCGGCC CCCCGGCCCACCTGGCCGACAGCATCCACAAGAAGAAGCACACGCGCCCGACCTTCACGGGCCACCAGATCTTTGCGCTGGAGAAAACTTTTGAGCAGACCAAGTACCTGGCGGGGCCGGAGCGTGCCCGGCTGGCCTATTCCCTCGGCATGACGGAGTCCCAGGTGAAG GTGTGGTTCCAGAACCGCCGGACCAAGTGGAGGAAGAAGAGCGCCCTggagccctcctcttcctcacagcGGGCCGGGGGTGCGGGTGGGGAGCGGGCAGCCTCTGAGACCGAGGACGACGAGTACAACAAGCCCCTGGACCCTGACTCGGACGACGAGAAGATCCGGCTGCTGCTGCGGAAGCACCGTGCCGCCTTCTCGGTGCTCGGCTTGGGCTCGCACAGCGGCtga